The following proteins are co-located in the Dyadobacter chenwenxiniae genome:
- a CDS encoding type VI secretion system Vgr family protein: MINRIDVNLGGLTLKKFSFLSLSQPFDSQHSLDIHVTFEDINDLLGKGIDSQVSLKELTQKWAGEKVTATIMQGEADTSNNLKEKTKHTFIGIVKGVQIQMNDAVDNTLVIYGVCPTVLFKTGSNTRAFSEKTLADIVEEVVNPFKGLLKAKISPEFGERIPYITQYQEDNYQFLQRLAETYGEWFYYDGEEVLFGKSARSKTNVANLEYRVNLTQMEYELKLVPLTFKGQYYNYIKDEKLEVSSKSETVDLQDFAQLALSKSESMFSEEVLNIEFSGDDEQSLISKSVKNNKSKSTNSLAILKGSSTSLEISIGSPIKVKDDIKENGKIIRTDDYGSFIITSIRHYVDSRGFYQNSFEAIPQDIDYPPVAYPVFQPKAETQPAKVIDTNDPEQMGRVKVQFYWQKDGDSTPWARVANLMSGDERGVYFVPEIDEVVFVDFEFGNPDLPFVRGSMFTGSALPGSNLFEKDNMIKGIITKGGNHIIIDDSSGKEAIRIYNKGNKNEVILTLDGEPVISVKSEGKIKLEAKEIELKADKISMNAQQDWTVETNKGSIEAKAKMQIGGATVNIEGKSQTSVKGNAQLALEGGAQASLKAAMVMIN, from the coding sequence ATGATCAACCGGATAGACGTAAATCTTGGCGGATTAACCCTCAAAAAGTTTAGCTTTTTGAGTCTGTCACAACCTTTTGACTCCCAGCATAGTTTAGATATCCACGTTACTTTCGAGGATATCAACGACTTGCTGGGCAAAGGCATTGACAGCCAGGTAAGCCTGAAAGAACTAACCCAAAAATGGGCCGGTGAAAAAGTGACAGCGACAATCATGCAGGGCGAGGCAGACACTTCCAACAATTTGAAGGAGAAAACCAAGCACACTTTCATAGGGATCGTGAAAGGCGTTCAAATTCAGATGAATGATGCCGTTGACAACACATTGGTCATTTACGGCGTTTGCCCAACCGTTTTGTTCAAAACAGGAAGCAATACGCGCGCATTCTCAGAAAAAACGCTGGCAGACATTGTGGAGGAGGTTGTAAATCCTTTTAAGGGTTTGCTAAAAGCTAAAATCTCACCGGAATTCGGCGAAAGAATCCCCTATATCACGCAATATCAGGAAGACAATTATCAATTCTTGCAACGCCTGGCCGAAACTTACGGTGAATGGTTTTATTATGACGGGGAGGAAGTGCTGTTTGGAAAATCAGCTCGGAGTAAAACGAACGTTGCTAACCTTGAATACCGCGTGAACCTCACGCAAATGGAGTATGAACTGAAACTGGTGCCGCTGACCTTCAAAGGTCAGTATTACAATTATATAAAGGATGAAAAACTCGAAGTTTCGTCGAAAAGCGAGACTGTCGACCTGCAAGATTTTGCTCAATTAGCATTATCCAAATCCGAGAGCATGTTCAGTGAAGAAGTCCTCAACATTGAATTTTCGGGAGATGATGAACAGTCGTTAATCAGCAAATCGGTAAAAAATAATAAAAGCAAATCTACCAACAGCCTTGCCATTCTCAAAGGATCTTCAACCAGCCTGGAAATCAGTATAGGAAGCCCGATCAAGGTTAAAGATGATATTAAAGAAAACGGCAAAATCATTCGCACCGACGACTATGGCTCATTCATCATCACAAGCATCAGACATTATGTAGATTCCAGAGGTTTCTATCAAAATAGTTTCGAAGCAATTCCGCAGGACATTGATTATCCCCCCGTAGCTTACCCGGTTTTTCAACCCAAAGCCGAAACCCAGCCAGCCAAAGTGATTGATACCAACGATCCCGAGCAAATGGGTCGGGTGAAAGTGCAGTTTTACTGGCAAAAAGATGGTGATTCAACGCCATGGGCCCGGGTAGCAAACCTAATGAGCGGCGATGAGCGCGGCGTTTATTTTGTGCCTGAAATAGATGAGGTGGTTTTTGTTGATTTTGAGTTCGGAAACCCAGACCTGCCCTTTGTGCGCGGATCCATGTTCACGGGTTCAGCATTGCCTGGAAGTAACCTTTTTGAAAAAGATAATATGATCAAAGGGATCATTACCAAAGGCGGTAACCACATCATTATCGATGATTCAAGCGGAAAAGAAGCGATCAGGATTTACAATAAGGGTAACAAAAACGAGGTGATCCTGACCCTGGACGGAGAACCCGTCATCAGCGTAAAAAGCGAAGGAAAAATCAAGCTCGAAGCAAAAGAAATAGAATTGAAAGCAGACAAAATAAGCATGAATGCCCAGCAAGACTGGACCGTCGAAACCAATAAAGGCAGCATTGAAGCCAAAGCCAAAATGCAGATCGGAGGCGCGACTGTAAATATCGAGGGCAAGTCTCAAACCAGCGTAAAAGGGAATGCGCAACTTGCACTCGAAGGCGGTGCCCAGGCAAGCTTGAAAGCGGCCATGGTGATGATCAACTAA
- a CDS encoding GPW/gp25 family protein has product MAKHHRIPVDFGALLKKKPLPQVTIKASVREYIYLLLLTQRGEWRYDNGFQCLLWEKDFEQTDNLNIWLDQVRDDIRLSVHKYETRLKIHDVDVQRDELQEVNKENKVTRIRNRLNIRVKGIVIQSGENFDETFLMFFGPITVV; this is encoded by the coding sequence ATGGCTAAGCATCACCGCATTCCAGTTGATTTTGGCGCGCTGCTCAAAAAAAAGCCGCTGCCACAGGTCACGATAAAAGCATCGGTGCGCGAATACATTTATCTCCTGCTGCTTACCCAGCGCGGTGAATGGCGCTATGACAACGGATTTCAATGCTTGTTGTGGGAAAAAGATTTTGAACAAACAGACAACCTCAATATTTGGTTAGACCAGGTCAGGGACGACATCAGGCTTTCTGTCCATAAATACGAGACACGGCTAAAAATCCACGACGTAGATGTACAAAGAGATGAATTGCAAGAAGTTAACAAAGAAAATAAAGTTACACGCATTCGAAATCGTCTCAACATAAGAGTCAAGGGAATTGTGATTCAGTCCGGTGAAAATTTTGACGAAACATTTTTAATGTTCTTCGGGCCGATTACGGTGGTTTGA
- a CDS encoding TssN family type VI secretion system protein, with protein sequence MELFYKILPALLALLSGLAFTGILMYEKGSAMSILRWAIWLIWTFLLFAVLGFVNSKTDSITTGFIVLLAVSFIMGILYLILAPMTLSWWSNDSLLDVFIGGLSLYFVGIAGYIITYNLLEHNNPFQYLLLSGSPAFLLPALIFVSYKLWITIPALRYKTWAYPVNEPVPRLVPVETIRVMMNFTPVPGKNEPFEGYEVEYPGNTSLGQLFHYFISFHNKHREYRKKPIQFLSDNQLPLEWMLFKYSSRRKKIILDTDKTLFENDVRGNDTIYAISTNPIRS encoded by the coding sequence ATGGAGTTGTTTTACAAGATATTACCAGCATTGCTAGCACTGTTATCAGGGCTCGCCTTTACTGGAATTTTAATGTACGAGAAAGGAAGCGCGATGTCCATTTTGAGGTGGGCGATCTGGCTGATCTGGACATTTCTTCTGTTTGCCGTTTTAGGATTTGTTAATTCAAAAACAGATTCGATTACAACTGGCTTTATCGTATTACTTGCTGTGTCCTTTATAATGGGTATCCTGTATCTTATACTGGCGCCCATGACGCTGTCATGGTGGAGCAATGATTCCTTGCTGGACGTCTTCATTGGCGGCTTGTCACTTTACTTTGTTGGGATTGCCGGATATATCATCACTTACAACCTGCTGGAACACAACAATCCTTTTCAATATCTTTTACTCTCTGGTTCCCCCGCATTTCTTCTCCCGGCCCTGATTTTTGTTTCTTATAAACTTTGGATAACCATTCCTGCACTAAGATACAAGACCTGGGCTTATCCGGTAAATGAGCCGGTGCCAAGACTGGTGCCCGTTGAAACCATCAGGGTAATGATGAATTTCACGCCTGTGCCCGGCAAAAATGAGCCGTTCGAAGGTTATGAAGTGGAATATCCTGGGAACACCAGTTTGGGACAGCTTTTTCATTACTTCATTTCTTTTCATAACAAACACAGGGAATATCGCAAGAAACCCATCCAGTTCTTGTCGGATAACCAACTGCCACTTGAATGGATGTTGTTCAAATATTCTTCTCGAAGGAAGAAGATCATTTTAGATACAGATAAAACCCTTTTTGAGAATGATGTAAGGGGAAATGACACTATTTACGCAATCAGCACTAATCCAATCCGGTCATGA